A part of Ignavibacteriales bacterium genomic DNA contains:
- a CDS encoding response regulator transcription factor: MDKITLWIIEDNTHYRRTIFKLINQSTEFVCRFAFSSCEEAFLKLNKEAPPEIILLDISLQGMSGIDGIKVLKKISPSTQIIILTIHDDDNSVFEALYYGASGYLLKDSTPENILEAIKEVGLGGAPMNTQIARKVIDRFKLLNPPPGNYGLTDREKEILSMLIDGLNKSQIADKLFISFHTVNTHIKNIYEKLHVHSRSGVISKAFKEKLF, encoded by the coding sequence TTGGATAAGATTACACTATGGATAATCGAGGATAATACTCACTATCGGCGAACTATATTTAAACTTATAAACCAGTCAACTGAATTCGTCTGCCGATTTGCTTTTTCATCATGCGAAGAAGCATTCCTAAAGCTGAACAAGGAGGCACCACCGGAGATTATTTTATTGGATATAAGCCTTCAAGGAATGAGCGGAATTGACGGGATCAAAGTATTGAAGAAAATTAGTCCATCTACTCAAATAATAATATTGACAATTCACGATGATGATAATTCTGTTTTTGAAGCGTTGTACTACGGTGCATCTGGTTATTTATTGAAAGATTCAACACCAGAAAATATTCTTGAAGCAATCAAAGAAGTAGGATTGGGCGGCGCTCCGATGAACACACAGATTGCCAGAAAAGTAATCGACCGATTCAAACTTTTGAATCCACCTCCGGGAAATTATGGTTTAACAGATAGAGAAAAAGAAATATTAAGTATGCTTATAGACGGATTAAACAAGAGTCAAATTGCTGATAAATTATTTATAAGCTTTCATACTGTAAATACTCACATTAAAAATATTTATGAGAAACTTCATGTTCATTCCAGAAGCGGAGTGATTTCTAAAGCCTTTAAAGAAAAATTGTTCTAA
- a CDS encoding ZIP family metal transporter → MISFLVQPIIAFLSAISGAVFTSMLKLNHRRLCSLISFSAGALMGAALFALLPEAGNSISLIEVAFSISSGYFLFFFISKYYSHVCPACSASHFDEKTTKKFSEIFLTLFTALSFHSFLDGIAITTSAEHFEKVSSVFVAILIHKFPEGLALASLMFGAGYSKIKVLLYVALVEVTTVIGGLVGFYFLQEGVSPLLMGILLAHISGGFIYLSFHAIFGEMLKNHTVLVLSNFIFGALIILVSTLYI, encoded by the coding sequence ATGATTTCGTTTCTTGTCCAGCCGATAATCGCTTTCCTATCTGCAATTTCAGGCGCAGTTTTTACTTCGATGCTTAAACTTAATCATCGGAGGCTGTGCAGCTTGATTTCTTTTTCTGCAGGGGCGTTGATGGGTGCAGCACTTTTTGCGCTGCTTCCCGAAGCAGGAAATAGTATTTCATTAATCGAAGTTGCATTTAGCATATCGTCGGGGTATTTTTTATTTTTTTTCATTAGTAAATATTATTCTCACGTTTGTCCTGCTTGCTCAGCATCGCACTTTGACGAAAAAACAACTAAGAAATTTTCCGAAATATTTCTTACTTTATTTACTGCATTGTCATTTCATTCTTTCCTCGATGGTATTGCCATTACTACGAGTGCAGAACATTTTGAAAAAGTAAGTTCTGTTTTTGTGGCAATACTAATTCATAAATTTCCTGAAGGTCTGGCATTAGCTTCTTTGATGTTTGGAGCAGGTTATTCCAAAATTAAAGTTTTATTATATGTCGCGTTAGTAGAAGTCACAACTGTGATTGGGGGCTTAGTGGGATTTTACTTTTTGCAGGAAGGGGTTAGTCCGCTGTTAATGGGAATTTTACTTGCTCATATATCCGGCGGATTTATTTATTTATCATTTCATGCAATTTTTGGTGAAATGTTAAAAAATCATACGGTTTTAGTTTTAAGTAATTTTATATTTGGTGCGCTGATAATATTAGTTTCAACATTGTATATTTAA
- a CDS encoding PEGA domain-containing protein has protein sequence MKIKSIFSLTYILIFYLTGCATILNTTTEDVELITSPANAKITIDGKKFGNSPQVVNIERGINHTIKFELDGFDPYETQLTRKISFWFWGNVLNGLLPGMVIDFLTGSMYNLIPDNLSVELLPAKIETKVKKK, from the coding sequence ATGAAAATTAAATCAATCTTTAGCCTTACTTATATTCTCATTTTTTATTTAACAGGTTGTGCGACAATCCTGAATACAACCACAGAAGATGTTGAATTAATTACATCTCCTGCGAATGCAAAAATTACCATTGATGGGAAAAAATTCGGAAACTCACCGCAAGTAGTAAATATAGAGCGAGGAATAAATCATACAATAAAATTTGAACTTGACGGTTTTGACCCTTACGAGACACAGCTAACAAGGAAAATTTCGTTTTGGTTTTGGGGAAATGTTTTAAATGGTTTACTGCCTGGAATGGTCATAGATTTTCTTACCGGCTCAATGTATAATTTGATTCCAGATAATTTATCGGTTGAATTGCTTCCAGCAAAAATTGAAACAAAAGTTAAGAAAAAGTAG
- a CDS encoding polysaccharide deacetylase family protein — MRDRLKILLFTLIISQVSILPNILYKDLIPESVLRDDTTLIGQVDVKRWQDDKSSAFSFSFDDGLLSQYTFAFPILEHYGFKGTFYLIPPYVTDSLPGIWRYGSWREFIEASDSGHEIGSHSMTHPHFPDLEIGDTLLEGSLLFELYESKQIIDSKLPDKNCITFAYPYSEHNSIVDYFTSLFYQSARAVGPEST; from the coding sequence ATGCGTGATCGATTAAAAATATTATTATTTACTTTGATTATTTCGCAGGTAAGTATTTTGCCAAATATTCTTTATAAAGATTTAATTCCTGAATCAGTGCTTCGTGATGATACTACACTCATCGGGCAGGTTGATGTTAAAAGGTGGCAGGATGATAAATCATCTGCCTTCAGTTTTTCTTTTGATGATGGATTATTATCTCAATACACATTTGCATTTCCTATACTTGAACATTATGGATTTAAGGGAACGTTTTATTTAATTCCACCTTATGTAACCGATTCATTACCTGGTATTTGGCGTTATGGAAGTTGGCGGGAATTCATTGAAGCCTCTGATTCCGGTCATGAAATTGGATCACATTCTATGACCCACCCTCATTTTCCCGACCTCGAAATAGGAGATACTTTATTGGAAGGTTCATTGTTGTTCGAATTGTATGAATCTAAACAGATTATTGATTCTAAACTGCCTGATAAAAATTGTATCACGTTTGCTTATCCTTATTCAGAACATAACAGTATTGTGGATTATTTTACAAGTTTGTTTTATCAATCAGCAAGGGCTGTTGGACCTGAATCTACTTGA
- a CDS encoding T9SS type A sorting domain-containing protein, with translation MNSFPFTFDLPRDSLFDDLDEFEDFKDWVQSSMAQNGWAIMQTHETLPYSLLQDAIQAGLYEPVAAEWFELVCNWIYDQTINNHVWVATVANVTKYMKERDSYFTNLVSATSDKIQIELSDTLDNAIYNFPITADIIVPDNWNEITLIQGSTTSFYNSFFDGINFIVRVQVIPDAGMIELYNSHLTSVESIAEILPDDFILHQNYPNPFNPSTKIKFDLKNRSHVELSIFDMLGREITKLVDSEFESGAHEVIFDPKELASGIYFYKILVGNKQEVKKLILSK, from the coding sequence TTGAATAGTTTTCCATTTACTTTTGATCTACCGCGTGATTCCTTGTTTGATGACCTTGATGAATTTGAAGATTTTAAAGATTGGGTTCAATCCTCCATGGCTCAAAACGGTTGGGCAATTATGCAAACACATGAAACTCTTCCTTACTCCTTACTTCAAGATGCAATTCAAGCTGGTTTATATGAACCGGTTGCAGCAGAGTGGTTTGAACTTGTCTGTAATTGGATATATGATCAGACAATTAATAATCATGTTTGGGTTGCAACGGTTGCTAATGTTACAAAATATATGAAAGAACGCGATTCATATTTTACGAACTTAGTCAGCGCCACTTCAGATAAAATTCAAATTGAACTATCAGATACTCTTGATAATGCAATTTATAATTTCCCAATCACAGCCGACATAATCGTCCCTGATAATTGGAATGAAATTACTTTAATTCAAGGCAGCACGACTTCATTTTACAATTCTTTTTTTGATGGAATCAATTTTATTGTCAGAGTTCAGGTTATTCCTGATGCTGGAATGATTGAACTTTACAATAGTCATTTAACAAGTGTAGAATCAATTGCTGAAATATTGCCGGATGATTTTATCCTACATCAAAATTATCCAAACCCGTTTAACCCCTCAACCAAAATAAAATTTGATTTGAAAAATCGCTCGCATGTTGAATTGTCAATCTTTGATATGTTGGGAAGGGAAATTACTAAATTAGTTGATAGCGAGTTTGAAAGCGGCGCTCACGAAGTAATATTCGATCCAAAGGAATTGGCTTCAGGTATCTATTTTTACAAAATTTTGGTTGGCAATAAGCAAGAAGTAAAAAAATTAATTCTTTCTAAATAA
- a CDS encoding GIY-YIG nuclease family protein has translation MAKENIIKILTDTDFTVVDVETTGLSPSNNRIIEIALVKIRDGEIIDNFHSFINPGREIPYYITQFTGITNDDVYDAPFFEEIADDILSFIGASILTGHNLSFDKSFLRRELLSLDREDIPNKDLCTLKIARRLYPELPSKSLGAVCKYLGIRNKNSHRALSDAQATAKILFKMIDNLYKNFEITTLDKLLDFQKSPDIKKKIKIKKSLAEDTSVLPNAPGIYYFLNSKGNIIYIGKAKSLRDRLNSYFSSSTPRKSKKIIQQASHLNIQITNSELTALLLEAELIKQLNPKHNSQLKKYGNKYFLRITKNHPAPAIEISNYFDFDGNDYFGLFISRKKVDSIREMIDKTFALRECTDRDFSKGKKCFLAEIDRCIAPCEFSYGGEYQEELEKVYEFLYGKNQFALNRLLGKMKNYSESLQFEKAAEIKSVIDLILAQTHKSSLLAEPVNSAKVLFEVNEKFGTDYLLLIEGKVFVKKYALEKRDTFEQALDDFYSGSIQVDNFPTDEDLEKMKIILNWIIKNRNKVKIYYLKNYETKRLLFAALQNHFTINIPPAESTFDIKNFMTENS, from the coding sequence ATGGCAAAAGAAAATATTATAAAAATACTAACCGACACAGATTTTACTGTCGTGGATGTTGAAACAACTGGATTAAGCCCTTCAAATAATAGAATTATAGAAATAGCATTAGTCAAAATCCGGGATGGGGAAATTATAGATAACTTTCATTCATTCATTAATCCCGGTCGGGAAATTCCATACTACATAACTCAATTCACCGGAATAACTAATGACGATGTTTATGATGCTCCATTCTTTGAAGAGATAGCCGATGATATACTTTCGTTCATAGGGGCTTCAATTCTAACAGGACATAATTTATCATTTGATAAAAGTTTTTTAAGAAGAGAATTATTAAGCCTTGACAGAGAGGATATTCCGAATAAAGATCTGTGTACATTAAAAATTGCACGACGCTTATATCCGGAATTGCCGAGTAAATCACTCGGGGCAGTATGCAAATATCTTGGAATCAGAAATAAAAATTCACATCGTGCTTTATCGGACGCACAGGCTACGGCAAAAATATTATTCAAGATGATTGATAATCTTTATAAGAATTTTGAAATCACAACGCTCGATAAATTGCTTGATTTTCAAAAATCGCCTGACATAAAAAAGAAAATAAAAATTAAAAAATCACTTGCAGAAGATACATCAGTACTGCCAAATGCTCCTGGCATATATTATTTTCTAAATAGTAAAGGAAATATTATTTATATCGGGAAAGCCAAATCACTGCGTGACAGGCTCAACTCTTACTTTTCTTCATCAACACCACGCAAATCAAAAAAGATAATACAACAAGCTTCGCATTTAAATATTCAGATTACAAATTCCGAATTAACTGCTCTGCTGCTTGAAGCTGAGTTAATCAAACAGCTCAATCCAAAACACAATTCACAGTTAAAAAAATATGGTAATAAATATTTTTTAAGAATTACAAAAAATCATCCGGCACCTGCAATTGAAATTTCTAATTATTTTGATTTTGACGGTAATGATTATTTCGGATTATTTATTTCGAGAAAAAAAGTTGATTCGATTCGCGAGATGATTGATAAAACTTTTGCACTCCGTGAATGTACAGATAGAGATTTCTCAAAAGGGAAAAAATGTTTCCTTGCAGAAATTGACAGATGCATTGCTCCTTGCGAATTTTCCTATGGCGGAGAGTATCAAGAAGAACTTGAAAAAGTTTATGAATTTCTCTACGGCAAGAATCAATTCGCATTAAATCGCTTGCTTGGTAAAATGAAAAATTACTCCGAGTCACTTCAGTTTGAAAAAGCTGCAGAGATTAAATCTGTTATTGATTTGATTTTAGCACAAACTCATAAATCTTCACTGCTTGCCGAGCCTGTTAATTCAGCTAAAGTATTATTTGAAGTGAATGAAAAATTTGGAACTGATTATCTTCTTTTAATTGAGGGGAAAGTATTCGTTAAAAAATATGCACTTGAAAAAAGAGATACCTTTGAACAAGCGCTTGACGATTTCTATTCCGGTTCAATTCAAGTTGATAATTTCCCAACTGATGAAGATCTTGAAAAAATGAAAATCATTTTAAATTGGATTATTAAGAATCGGAACAAAGTAAAAATTTATTACTTGAAAAATTATGAGACTAAACGTTTACTCTTTGCTGCTCTCCAAAATCATTTCACTATAAATATTCCTCCGGCGGAATCTACATTCGATATAAAAAATTTTATGACAGAAAATAGTTAG
- a CDS encoding T9SS type A sorting domain-containing protein, producing the protein MKNVLYYVLFIVLSISINAQTNYYISSSLGNDDNNGLSPDSAFRSLTRINILAESGIFQGGDSILFMRGDEWKGEFLVFGEDTNGDYDDPITLSSFGYGAKPIFNGENEFSEFDSSISIGISISSPNFVISNIEIMNYSKDGIHADVGSGKILNLVVDSVFIHNTGSTYFTYVYGIYTEGKNAKILNSFITETYNDGIFMLGADCELGFSQIINAGSGPRGDALQLKYADNFWVHDNVMTSDDLDHGIAITKQKEGEGEPEFIGGIFERNYCEGNLWGLDVGGYGTIVRYNQFISNRAYGLKIRGHYVRAYDNFIKNTEQGIALGTPWVTGLVGHIELYNNTIVNTSEFALLLADFIDTVYVSYMNNIFTEINGIGVKRSRNHFLVPKQCDYNLFYPDDKPGLFISERDSFSTLQQWQLSSEVDLHSLSEEPQLIREYYLDYSSPAINAGMEFILFKNKEYNPDICGYFRPDNSIWDLGACEFSQSITTTNSPKPGETENRRDKTGSFVGVDRFELSQNYPNPFNPITKIKYTVPSTPLFFGEGSAVRLLVYDILGNEVATLVNEQQQPGTYEVELNASTLASGVYLYQINAGAFTSSKKMLLTK; encoded by the coding sequence ATGAAAAACGTACTTTATTATGTTTTGTTTATTGTACTTTCGATTTCAATTAATGCACAAACTAATTATTATATTTCATCTTCTCTTGGGAACGATGATAATAATGGCTTATCTCCAGATAGTGCATTCCGTTCACTTACCCGTATTAACATTTTAGCCGAATCTGGGATATTTCAGGGGGGAGATTCAATTCTCTTCATGAGAGGAGACGAATGGAAAGGGGAATTTCTAGTGTTTGGAGAGGATACAAATGGAGATTATGATGATCCAATTACGTTAAGCTCATTTGGTTATGGTGCTAAACCCATATTTAATGGAGAAAATGAGTTTTCTGAATTTGATTCTTCAATTTCAATTGGAATATCAATTAGCTCGCCAAATTTCGTCATATCCAATATAGAGATAATGAATTATTCAAAAGATGGCATTCATGCAGATGTGGGATCAGGTAAAATTCTTAATCTCGTTGTTGATAGTGTTTTTATTCATAACACAGGCAGCACATATTTTACATACGTGTATGGGATTTACACTGAAGGTAAAAATGCAAAGATTTTAAATTCATTCATCACAGAAACTTATAACGATGGAATATTTATGCTGGGCGCTGATTGTGAATTAGGCTTTTCACAGATAATCAATGCTGGCAGCGGTCCAAGGGGTGATGCATTACAATTAAAATATGCAGATAATTTCTGGGTTCACGATAACGTTATGACCAGTGACGATTTAGATCATGGAATAGCCATAACCAAGCAAAAAGAGGGGGAAGGAGAACCGGAATTTATCGGCGGAATATTTGAAAGAAACTACTGCGAAGGTAATTTATGGGGTCTGGATGTGGGCGGTTATGGAACTATTGTGCGTTATAATCAATTTATTTCAAACAGAGCTTATGGTTTAAAGATAAGAGGTCATTATGTCAGAGCCTACGATAACTTCATTAAAAATACTGAACAAGGAATTGCATTAGGTACGCCATGGGTTACTGGCTTGGTTGGCCATATTGAATTATACAACAATACAATTGTTAATACTTCTGAGTTTGCACTTCTGCTTGCGGACTTTATAGATACAGTTTACGTGAGTTACATGAATAATATTTTTACTGAAATAAATGGCATCGGAGTAAAAAGAAGTCGGAATCATTTTTTAGTTCCAAAGCAATGCGACTACAATTTGTTTTATCCGGACGATAAGCCAGGTTTGTTCATTTCGGAACGTGACAGTTTTTCAACTTTACAGCAGTGGCAATTATCCTCAGAAGTGGATTTACATTCCTTATCAGAGGAGCCTCAATTAATTCGTGAATATTATCTTGATTATTCATCTCCCGCTATTAATGCTGGTATGGAATTTATCTTATTTAAAAATAAAGAATATAATCCCGACATATGTGGATATTTCCGTCCTGACAATAGTATTTGGGATTTGGGAGCTTGCGAATTTTCACAAAGTATTACTACAACTAATTCGCCTAAACCGGGAGAAACAGAAAATAGAAGAGATAAAACCGGAAGTTTTGTTGGCGTTGATAGATTTGAACTCTCGCAGAACTATCCGAATCCATTTAATCCAATAACAAAAATAAAATACACAGTTCCTTCAACTCCCCTCTTCTTTGGAGAGGGGTCGGCGGTGAGGCTACTTGTGTATGACATACTCGGCAACGAAGTAGCAACACTCGTAAACGAGCAGCAACAGCCCGGCACTTACGAAGTTGAACTTAATGCTTCAACTTTGGCGAGCGGAGTTTATTTATATCAGATAAACGCAGGTGCGTTTACATCTTCTAAAAAAATGTTGTTGACAAAATAG
- a CDS encoding MATE family efflux transporter encodes MRESSDLKNIKETINLAYPVMIGQLGFMMMGVVDSLMVGEIGAAPLAAASLGNSLTMVIFIVSLGVAIAVTPLVAISNGAGDQDGCEKYFKQSILVNITFGLITLTVIVIISYFIQYLEQPQEVVNQASSYTRILGLSIIPVLMFHSYKQFIEGLSFTKPAMYFSILANLVNAFTNWLLIYGNLGFPQLGLDGAGWATLMSRIFMAVGLIIYTNRSLNFRSYNMLPVVHSIDYPTIKKILNLGLPSGFQYLFEVGAFSFAVIMVGWIGTKPLAAHQIAINLASISFMIVLGISSAGGIRVGDALGKKDFVGVRTAGITALVLGVALMTLFGILFMSLNRYLPTLYIKDDEVILIASSLIIIAAIFQIFDGVQAVGIGILRGLTDVKIPTLITFIAYWIIGLPSAYLFGFVFGLGVIGIWVGLLISLAASASMLTVRFIKKTRQLVDINST; translated from the coding sequence ATGAGAGAATCTTCTGATTTAAAAAATATTAAAGAAACCATAAATTTAGCCTATCCGGTAATGATAGGTCAACTTGGGTTTATGATGATGGGCGTCGTTGACAGTTTGATGGTGGGGGAAATTGGTGCAGCACCGCTTGCAGCAGCATCGCTTGGGAACAGTTTAACTATGGTAATATTTATAGTTAGTCTTGGTGTGGCAATTGCAGTCACACCGCTTGTAGCAATTTCAAACGGTGCAGGAGATCAGGATGGGTGCGAGAAATATTTTAAACAATCTATACTGGTCAACATCACTTTTGGGCTAATAACTTTAACCGTCATAGTAATTATTTCATATTTTATTCAATATCTTGAGCAGCCGCAGGAGGTGGTGAATCAAGCTTCCTCTTACACAAGAATATTAGGACTTTCTATCATCCCGGTCTTAATGTTCCATTCATACAAGCAATTTATTGAAGGATTGTCTTTCACAAAACCAGCCATGTACTTTTCAATACTCGCTAATTTAGTAAATGCATTCACTAATTGGTTATTGATTTATGGTAATCTTGGTTTTCCTCAATTAGGACTTGATGGAGCCGGATGGGCTACCTTAATGTCAAGAATTTTCATGGCTGTAGGATTAATTATTTATACAAATCGTTCTCTCAACTTTCGAAGTTATAATATGCTGCCGGTCGTTCATTCGATTGATTATCCAACAATAAAAAAAATATTAAATCTGGGCTTGCCAAGTGGGTTCCAATATTTATTTGAGGTGGGAGCTTTTTCATTTGCAGTTATAATGGTGGGGTGGATAGGTACAAAGCCGCTTGCGGCTCATCAGATTGCAATCAACCTTGCTTCAATTTCATTCATGATTGTGCTTGGTATCTCTTCTGCCGGTGGAATTAGAGTTGGAGATGCACTCGGTAAAAAAGATTTTGTTGGTGTAAGAACTGCCGGCATCACGGCTTTAGTTTTGGGTGTTGCGTTAATGACATTATTTGGAATCCTATTTATGAGTTTGAATAGGTATTTACCAACGCTTTACATAAAGGATGATGAGGTAATATTGATTGCTTCTTCATTAATTATTATTGCAGCAATATTCCAGATATTCGATGGCGTGCAGGCTGTCGGTATCGGTATATTGCGCGGACTTACCGATGTTAAAATTCCAACTCTTATTACTTTTATTGCCTACTGGATAATAGGACTGCCGTCAGCTTACTTGTTTGGATTTGTCTTTGGTTTGGGTGTTATTGGAATTTGGGTGGGGTTATTAATCAGCCTGGCGGCTTCCGCATCAATGCTGACAGTTAGATTTATCAAGAAGACAAGGCAACTCGTTGATATCAATTCTACCTAA
- a CDS encoding T9SS type A sorting domain-containing protein, with protein sequence MKIFYITCLLLVILQSKSFAQYEWDWNNPLPTHNYLLSNFFIDSMTGWAVGGGGTILKSEDGGINWVLQHVLSEDVDEALHSVYFADQNNGWIVGDAGTILKTTDGGDTWIYKLSSTSYELHSVHFIDIYTGWAVGCFGTILKTTNGGEDWYAQISGTVQVLDDVFFTDSNNGWIVGGTEIFHTVDGGENWSPQLFSGNVFYSIFFVDNANGWAVGLTDGKILRTTNGGMNWTFYNIGFDYNFKSVYFIDNNNGWLVGLFSSIFKTTDGGVNWIPYTTENTGFFDSIFALDINNVWAVGSFGSVYRSTNSGNNWERLSKYFTINHLEEVFFVTEQIGFIVGDQGEIFKTIDTGLNWQMISFLSFQVHSAYFTDTTTGWIVGDSGNIFKTTDGGNSWIFQQSGISFPLKSVYFINSQIGFTVGWAGTLLKTTNGGLFWEIILTGNNYILNSIYFIDSNIGWTVGTSGTILKTTNGGKDWIAQVSGTSNNFTSVFFIDNNTGWVVGESGTILRTIDGGINWDFQVSQLPYKLQSVRFIDNSIGFVVGDEGTVLKTTDGGTSWIDQRINTRWAIESIFFTENKTGWLVGFFGMVLKNISTVIPIELTIFTAAVNQNKVTLNWQTATETNNSGFEIERTSPLPSPYEGEGGEAGRGWKVIGFVPGFGSITEPKSYSFVDENLPTGIYQYRLKQTDFDGTFEYSNTVEVEITSPTEFSLEQNYPNPFNPTTKIKYTIPSTPLSFGEGLGVRLLVYDILGNQVATLVSEQQQPGTYEVEFNVGHAINLSSGVYYYQLQAGGLTQTKKFILLK encoded by the coding sequence ATGAAAATATTTTACATAACCTGCTTATTATTAGTAATACTTCAGAGTAAATCTTTTGCTCAATACGAATGGGATTGGAACAATCCTCTGCCTACTCATAATTATTTATTATCAAATTTTTTTATTGACTCAATGACTGGTTGGGCAGTTGGGGGTGGAGGTACAATATTAAAATCAGAAGATGGAGGGATTAACTGGGTTTTGCAGCATGTACTTTCTGAGGATGTTGATGAAGCTCTTCATTCAGTTTATTTTGCGGACCAAAATAATGGTTGGATTGTTGGAGATGCTGGAACAATCCTAAAAACAACAGATGGAGGAGATACCTGGATTTATAAGCTAAGTAGTACATCTTATGAATTGCACTCTGTTCATTTTATTGATATTTATACCGGTTGGGCTGTTGGTTGCTTTGGTACAATATTAAAAACTACAAATGGGGGAGAAGATTGGTATGCTCAAATAAGTGGTACTGTACAGGTTTTGGATGATGTGTTTTTTACTGACTCAAATAACGGTTGGATTGTTGGGGGGACTGAAATATTTCATACGGTAGATGGAGGAGAAAATTGGTCGCCTCAACTTTTTTCAGGCAATGTTTTTTATTCGATATTCTTTGTTGATAACGCCAATGGATGGGCAGTAGGATTAACTGACGGTAAAATTCTAAGAACTACAAATGGGGGGATGAATTGGACTTTTTACAATATCGGTTTTGATTATAATTTCAAATCAGTTTATTTCATTGATAATAATAATGGGTGGTTAGTTGGTCTATTTAGCTCCATCTTCAAAACGACAGATGGAGGTGTGAACTGGATTCCATATACTACTGAAAATACGGGCTTTTTTGATTCAATTTTTGCACTTGACATCAATAATGTTTGGGCAGTTGGGAGTTTCGGTTCTGTATATAGATCAACAAACAGTGGAAATAATTGGGAGAGGCTATCAAAGTATTTTACAATTAACCATTTAGAGGAAGTATTTTTTGTTACTGAACAGATAGGTTTTATAGTTGGTGACCAAGGTGAAATATTTAAGACAATCGATACGGGTCTGAATTGGCAAATGATTTCTTTTTTATCCTTCCAAGTCCATTCTGCTTATTTTACTGATACTACAACCGGTTGGATCGTAGGTGATTCTGGCAACATTTTTAAAACAACTGATGGAGGAAATTCCTGGATATTTCAACAGAGTGGAATTAGTTTTCCATTGAAATCGGTTTACTTTATAAATTCACAAATTGGTTTTACTGTGGGCTGGGCTGGTACACTCTTAAAAACAACTAATGGAGGATTATTTTGGGAAATCATTTTGACTGGTAACAACTACATTTTAAATTCGATTTATTTTATTGATAGTAATATTGGCTGGACTGTCGGAACCTCAGGAACAATATTGAAAACAACTAATGGCGGAAAAGATTGGATTGCCCAGGTCAGTGGAACAAGTAATAATTTCACTTCGGTTTTTTTTATTGATAACAATACAGGGTGGGTTGTTGGAGAATCAGGTACGATTTTAAGAACTATTGATGGAGGAATTAATTGGGATTTCCAGGTAAGTCAATTACCTTATAAATTACAATCCGTTCGTTTTATAGATAATAGTATCGGCTTTGTTGTCGGAGATGAAGGTACAGTGCTGAAGACGACTGATGGAGGAACTAGCTGGATCGATCAGAGGATAAATACCCGTTGGGCTATTGAATCGATTTTTTTTACTGAAAACAAAACAGGTTGGTTAGTTGGGTTTTTCGGCATGGTATTAAAAAATATTTCGACCGTGATTCCCATAGAACTAACAATCTTTACAGCAGCAGTAAATCAAAACAAAGTCACTCTCAATTGGCAAACTGCAACGGAGACAAATAACAGCGGGTTTGAAATAGAAAGAACCTCACCCCTTCCCTCTCCTTACGAAGGAGAGGGTGGCGAAGCCGGGAGAGGTTGGAAAGTAATCGGTTTCGTTCCCGGCTTCGGTTCTATAACCGAACCTAAGAGTTATTCTTTCGTTGATGAGAATCTTCCAACAGGGATTTATCAGTACAGACTAAAACAAACAGATTTTGATGGAACATTCGAATACTCGAACACAGTTGAAGTTGAAATAACTTCACCAACAGAATTTTCACTTGAGCAGAACTATCCAAATCCGTTTAATCCAACAACAAAAATAAAATATACTATCCCTTCTACTCCCCTCTCCTTTGGAGAGGGGTTGGGGGTGAGGCTTCTTGTCTATGACATACTTGGCAACCAAGTAGCCACACTCGTAAGCGAGCAGCAGCAGCCCGGCACTTATGAAGTTGAGTTCAATGTAGGACATGCTATCAACCTGTCAAGCGGTGTGTACTACTACCAATTACAGGCTGGGGGACTTACTCAAACGAAGAAATTTATTCTTCTCAAATAA